CCCCGACGGACCTACGGTGGCCCCTCTCGTCCGCGTACGGAGCACCCTCCGAAACTGTGTAGACTTGGCGAGGCCGCCAGCCGCACCATATGGATGCGCAGGCACGCCGCCTTAGCTCAGATGGCCAGAGCAACGCACTCGTAATGCGTAGGTCTCGGGTTCGAATCCCGAAGGCGGCTCCAGCTTTATCCGCTGGTCACAGGCCAGTTGATCACTGCCCGTTCGGAGATGCCCGAGCGGGCAGTACGCATTTTGTACACGTCACTTTGATCACGCAGCTTCCGCGAGTGACGCACGAATCTTGTCGAGTGCGGCGACCCGTCCGGCGTCGAGCGCGTCGGCGACCTCGTCGAGCCGATCCGGGAACAGGTGCCCGTACACGTCGAGCGTCATCGCCGCTGACTTGTGCCCGAGCATCGTCTGCACGACCTTCACGTCGGCGCCGGCCGCGATCGCGAGCGACGCCGCGGTGTGCCGCAGCTTGTGCGGCGTGATGCCGAGCCCGTCGAGCCCGGCCGCCTTCACCGCAGGGTCAAAGAACCGCTGCCGGAAGTTCGAGTACCGCAGCGGCCCGCCCTCGGGCGCCGTGAACACGAGTGCGTCGAGCTTCCGGCCGGCGGTGAGTTCGCGCAGTTCCTCGGCGAACGACCGAGGGAGCGGCACCGACCGCTTCTCGTGGTTCTTCACCGGTCCGAGTTCCAGCGCGCCGCGGACGTCGGTGTACCCCTGCACGATGCGGATACGGCGGGTGTCGACGTTCACTCGGCTCGCCTTGATGGCGCTCGCCTCGGCCCACCGGATACCGCAGTACCCCAGCACCAGGACGAGGCGCCGGTATTCGCCGGCCGCCTCGGCGAGCCGCTCAAGCTGCTCGTGCGTCAGATAGACGTGCTCGTCGTCCTCGTTGCGCCGCGGCAGCTC
This is a stretch of genomic DNA from Streptomyces sp. NA04227. It encodes these proteins:
- a CDS encoding site-specific integrase, producing the protein MARVWIEDRANHADYQQAVEKWQAAKRKGSKRQAPGRWRVRWYGPDNKPKAKTFAKLPQAEAEKDAITARLDKGSYRDPQSAKAAVKVIAEEWYKSLRRQGRTTKHDYRELLDNYVIPQWGDWQVGAIRWEDVSDWIDDLIEKPGKSGRKLGPARITKIYRVFSMVMKRAVQTNRIAANPATEHELPRRNEDDEHVYLTHEQLERLAEAAGEYRRLVLVLGYCGIRWAEASAIKASRVNVDTRRIRIVQGYTDVRGALELGPVKNHEKRSVPLPRSFAEELRELTAGRKLDALVFTAPEGGPLRYSNFRQRFFDPAVKAAGLDGLGITPHKLRHTAASLAIAAGADVKVVQTMLGHKSAAMTLDVYGHLFPDRLDEVADALDAGRVAALDKIRASLAEAA